A stretch of Solea senegalensis isolate Sse05_10M linkage group LG10, IFAPA_SoseM_1, whole genome shotgun sequence DNA encodes these proteins:
- the lcat gene encoding phosphatidylcholine-sterol acyltransferase isoform X2, with protein sequence MGSVVHLCSVLLLVFLLGLHHSSGFWIVNVVFPPSAKHRTPSNSTPPLIIIPGNLGNRLEAKLDKPKLVSWFCYKKTEHWFPLWIDLNMFMPIGVDCWIDNMRLVYNKTERRSSNSPGVQVRVPGFGQTYPIEFLDSNRLAGYFYTMVQHLVNAGYVRNETVRAAPYDWRLAPNENAEYFKKLQDLVEEMYEQYQHPVYLLGHSMGCHYTLYFLNHQPQAWKDKYIRGFISLGAPWGGAVKALRVLASGENDGIPMISTIKIREEQRMTTTNPWMIPFQITWPKDHVLISTPTFNYTNQDYKRFFGDISFEDGWYMWDDTKNLTGDLHPPGVEVWCMYGVGLPTPITYIYDEQFPNVDPVDFVYADGDDTVDSRSTSLCKRWVGQQEKPVHVTEYRGLPHLDIVFHDTVLTQIQHILEGKSDTPQEVDMRAGPK encoded by the exons ATGGGATCCGTTGTGCACCTCTGCTCGGTGCTGCTGCTCGTCTTCCTGCTGGGGCTTCATCACTCCTCAGGTTTCTGGATCGTCAACGTGGTCTTTCCTCCCAGCGCCAAACACAGAACCCCGAGCAACAGCACTCCGCCACTCATTATCA TTCCAGGGAACCTGGGGAACCGCCTGGAAGCAAAGCTAGACAAGCCCAAACTGGTCAGCTGGTTTTGCTACAAGAAAACGGAACACTGGTTCCCCCTGTGGATTGACCTCAACATGTTTATGCCCATAGGTGTAGACTGCTGGATTGATAACATGAG ACTTGTCTACAACAAGACGGAACGGCGGTCATCCAACTCACCCGGAGTGCAGGTGCGAGTGCCAGGATTTGGGCAGACCTATCCCATCGAGTTTCTTGACTCCAACAGACTCGCTG gttaTTTTTACACAATGGTGCAACATCTGGTCAACGCGGGCTATGTCCGAAACGAGACAGTCCGAGCAGCACCGTACGACTGGAGATTAGCGCCAA acgaGAATGCGGAGTATTTCAAAAAGCTGCAGGACCTGGTTGAGGAGATGTACGAGCAGTACCAGCATCCTGTTTACCTGCTGGGCCACAGCATGGGCTGCCACTACACCCTCTACTTCCTCAACCACCAGCCTCAGGCCTGGAAGGACAAGTACATCAGGGGCTTCATTTCCCTGGGAGCACCATGGGGGGGCGCTGTTAAGGCACTCAGAGTCTTGGCGTCAG GAGAGAATGATGGCATCCCAATGATTTCCACCATCAAGATCCGTGAGGAACAGAGGATGACGACGACCAATCCCTGGATGATCCCCTTTCAGATCACCTGGCCAAAGGATCACGTGTTAATCTCAACGCCGACCTTTAACTACACAAACCAGGACTACAAGCGCTTCTTCGGGGACATCAGTTTTGAGGAcggctg GTACATGTGGGATGACACTAAAAACCTCACTGGCGATCTCCACCCACCTGGCGTAGAGGTGTGGTGTATGTACGGCGTGGGGCTTCCGACCCCCATAACGTACATTTACGATGAGCAGTTTCCCAATGTGGACCCAGTGGACTTTGTTTATGCCGACGGGGATGACACGGTGGACAGCCGGAGCACGAGTCTCTGCAAACGTTGGGTGGGGCAGCAGGAGAAGCCTGTCCACGTCACCGAGTACAGAGGGCTGCCCCACCTTGACATAGTGTTCCACGACACGGTGCTCACCCAAATCCAGCACATCCTGGAGGGCAAATCCGATACACCTCAAGAAGTTGATATGAGAGCTGGACCTAAATAG
- the pla2g15 gene encoding group XV phospholipase A2, producing the protein MAGRHRITALSSLLLLGVLLLLSAAHSSAKPLEKCPGDGKSCQPPKPPVVLIPGDLGNQLEAKLDKPSVVHYICYKKTDTFFTLWLNLELLVPVAIDCWIDNIRLIYNRTTHTTSSPPGVNIRVPGFGQTSSLEFLDPSKRSVGMYFFTIVQSLVDWGYTRDDDVRGAPYDWRKAPNENKEYFLALQQMIEEMAEKAGGPVVLIAHSMGNMYTLYFLNQQPQAWKDRYIKAFISLGAPWAGVAKTLRVIISGDNNRIPVISPLKIRSQQRSAVSTSWLLPYASSWTKDQVLVETPTTNYTIQDYKRLFSDIGYEDAWLMRQDTEPLVKDFTPPGVAVHCLYGTGVDTSEAFQYSNKFPDVEPTVVVGDGDGTVNLQSALQCKRWVGKQKQPVMLKELPANEHVNMLLNFTTVTYIKSVLFSP; encoded by the exons ATGGCGGGTCGGCACCGGATAACCGCTCTCTCTTCGCTGCTTCTGCTCggtgtgctgttgttgttgtcagcgGCTCACAGCAGCGCGAAACCGCTGGAGAAATGTCCCGGCGACGGCAAGTCCTGTCAACCACCGAAACCTCCCGTGGTCCTCA TTCCCGGGGATCTGGGAAACCAGTTGGAGGCAAAGCTGGATAAGCCCAGCGTGGTCCATTACATCTGCTATAAGAAGACTGACACCTTCTTCACGCTGTGGCTCaacctggagctgctggtccctGTAGCCATAGACTGTTGGATTGACAACATCAG GTTGATCTACAACCGgaccacacacaccacctcgTCCCCTCCAGGTGTCAACATCCGTGTCCCTGGTTTCGGACAGACGTCTTCACTGGAGTTTCTGGACCCCAGCAAACGCAGCGTGG GGatgtatttttttactattgTACAATCGCTGGTGGACTGGGGATACACCAGAGATGATGACGTCAGAGGAGCTCCTTATGATTGGAGGAAAGCCCCAA ATGAGAACAAAGAGTATTTCCTGGCGCTGCAGCAGATGATTGAGGAGATGGCAGAGAAAGCCGGGGGACCCGTGGTGCTCATCGCTCACAGCATGGGCAACATGTACACCCTGTACTTCCTCAACCAGCAGCCTCAGGCCTGGAAAGACCGATACATCAAAGCTTTCATCAGTCTGGGGGCGCCGTGGGCCGGCGTGGCCAAGACCCTCCGCGTCATCATCTCTG GTGATAATAACCGCATCCCGGTGATTAGCCCGCTGAAGATTCGCTCCCAGCAACGCTCTGCCGTCTCCACCTCCTGGCTGCTGCCTTATGCCAGCTCGTGGACCAAAGATCag GTCCTGGTTGAGACGCCGACCACTAACTACACAATCCAGGACTACAAGCGCCTCTTCTCCGACATCGGTTATGAGGACGCCTGGCTGATGCGTCAGGACACGGAGCCGCTGGTCAAAGACTTCACGCCCCCGGGCGTGGCCGTGCACTGCCTGTACGGCACCGGCGTGGACACGTCCGAGGCCTTCCAGTACTCCAACAAGTTCCCCGACGTGGAGCCCACGGTGGTTGTGGGCGACGGCGACGGGACGGTGAACCTGCAAAGCGCGCTCCAGTGCAAGAGGTGGGTGGGGAAACAGAAGCAGCCCGTGATGCTGAAAGAGCTCCCGGCCAACGAACACGTGAACATGTTGTTGAACTTCACGACTGTGACCTACATCAAGTCCGTGCTGTTTTCGCCCTGA
- the znf319b gene encoding zinc finger protein 319: MDWATPAAKLNPYTRARMSEAWQQHAVAPPPVVHSLPTGSENALGCAVYGIVLQPDALQQQSQHGQHSQQHGSQQHGGGQHSQQQHVAQVQQTSLQVGAEGGHKCGVCGHDISHLANPHEHQCMVSQDRSFQCTQCLKIFHQATDLLEHQCVQVEQKPFVCGVCKMGFSLLTSLAQHHSSHNSSNPMKCSICEKTYRPGSSGIASSNSNNPLHASSERASSSSSSSILPFPSARDRPYKCPICQKGFKHLSELTRHERVHTGEKPFKCDTCDKAFSQSSHLQHHQKTHSNERPFKCAVCEKSFKHRSHLVRHMLVHSGEHLFKCNLCELHFKESSELLHHPCHPQGSRPFRCAACGKGFKRPSDLRQHERTHSEERPFHCDECQMSFRQQYALVRHRRTHKDPTDRPFKCNLCDKCFIQPSHLLYHQHVHGMDNLFKCASCQKEFSQSGELLRHKCGESPVSSPDKPYKCDICGRGYKKSSTLQRHQNSHCQEKPLKCSLCDRRFLSSSEFVQHRCDPSREKPLKCPDCERRFKYISDMNRHVRTHTGEKPYKCDHCNKGFKQREHLTKHSSTHSREGQFKCVWCGERFSDLGSLQDHTVQHTADGGYSVSQCL; this comes from the exons ATgga ctggGCTACACCAGCCGCCAAGCTGAACCCCTACACCCGAGCCCGCATGTCGGAGGCGTGGCAGCAGCACGCAGTTGCTCCACCTCCAGTCGTCCACAGCCTCCCGACAGGATCTGAGAATGCATTAGGCTGTGCTGTGTATGGGATTGTACTGCAGCCAGATGCACTGCAGCAACAGAGCCAGCACGGCCAGCATAGCCAGCAGCACGGCAGTCAGCAGCATGGAGGCGGGCAGCAtagtcagcagcagcatgtcGCCCAGGTCCAGCAGACCTCACTACAAGTTGGGGCAGAGGGTGGACACAAGTGTGGAGTCTGTGGACACGATATCTCTCACCTGGCAAACCCGCATGAACACCAGTGCATGGTGAGTCAGGACAGGTCATTTCAGTGCACGCAGTGCCTGAAGATTTTCCACCAGGCGACAGACTTGCTAGAACATCAGTGTGTTCAGGTGGAACAAAAGCCATTTGTCTGTGGCGTGTGTAAGATGGGGTTCTCGCTACTCACTTCTCTAGCCCAGCACCACTCCTCACATAACAGCTCCAACCCAATGAAATGTTCAATATGTGAGAAGACCTACCGACCTGGCTCCTCTGGTATTGCTTCATCAAACTCAAACAACCCTCTGCATGCCAGCAGTGAGAGGGCATcgtccagcagcagctcttcCATTCTACCATTTCCATCTGCAAGAGACCGACCGTACAAATGCCCCATTTGCCAGAAGGGCTTCAAACACCTGTCGGAGCTGACACGGCACGAGAGGGTGCACACAGGAGAGAAGCCCTTCAAATGTGACACGTGTGACAAGGCCTTCAGCCAGTCATCACACCTCCAGCACCATCAGAAAACTCACAGCAACGAGCGGCCGTTCAAGTGTGCCGTTTGCGAAAAGAGTTTTAAGCACCGCTCTCACCTGGTGCGCCACATGTTGGTGCACTCTGGTGAGCACTTGTTCAAATGTAACTTGTGTGAGCTACATTTCAAAGAGTCGTCAGAGCTTCTTCACCACCCCTGCCACCCGCAGGGATCCCGTCCCTTTCGCTGTGCCGCGTGTGGCAAGGGGTTCAAGAGGCCGTCTGACCTTCGCCAACATGAGCGCACGCACTCTGAGGAGCGTCCTTTCCACTGTGATGAGTGTCAGATGAGCTTCAGGCAGCAGTATGCACTTGTGCgtcacagacgcacacacaaagaccCCACTGACCGGCCGTTCAAATGCAATCTGTGTGACAAGTGTTTCATACAGCCGTCTCACCTCCTCTACCACCAGCACGTCCATGGTATGGACAACCTGTTCAAATGCGCCTCGTGCCAGAAGGAGTTCAGTCAGTCAGGGGAGCTGCTCAGACACAAATGTGGAGAGTCGCCCGTCAGCTCGCCAGACAAGCCATACAAGTGTGACATTTGTGGTAGAGGCTATAAGAAGAGCTCCACGTTACAGCGCCATCAAAACTCTCACTGCCAAGAGAAGCCCCTCAAGTGTTCGCTCTGCGACCGGCGCTTCCTCTCCTCGTCGGAATTTGTTCAGCACCGTTGCGACCCGTCGCGGGAAAAGCCGCTCAAGTGCCCGGATTGTGAAAGACGGTTCAAATACATTTCAGACATGAACCGCCACGTGCGCACGCATACGGGGGAGAAACCTTACAAGTGCGACCACTGCAACAAGGGCTTCAAACAGCGAGAGCACCTGACCAAACACTCCAGCACACACTCCAGAGAGGGCCAGTTTAAATGTGTCTGGTGTGGAGAGCGATTCAGTGACTTGGGTTCTTTGCAGGATCACACGGTGCAGCACACAGCTGACGGAGGTTACTCTGTGTCCCAGTGCTTATAA
- the lcat gene encoding phosphatidylcholine-sterol acyltransferase isoform X1, translating to MQHHETHRMCEARSRSSSQIRSTVQLVEGSMGSVVHLCSVLLLVFLLGLHHSSGFWIVNVVFPPSAKHRTPSNSTPPLIIIPGNLGNRLEAKLDKPKLVSWFCYKKTEHWFPLWIDLNMFMPIGVDCWIDNMRLVYNKTERRSSNSPGVQVRVPGFGQTYPIEFLDSNRLAGYFYTMVQHLVNAGYVRNETVRAAPYDWRLAPNENAEYFKKLQDLVEEMYEQYQHPVYLLGHSMGCHYTLYFLNHQPQAWKDKYIRGFISLGAPWGGAVKALRVLASGENDGIPMISTIKIREEQRMTTTNPWMIPFQITWPKDHVLISTPTFNYTNQDYKRFFGDISFEDGWYMWDDTKNLTGDLHPPGVEVWCMYGVGLPTPITYIYDEQFPNVDPVDFVYADGDDTVDSRSTSLCKRWVGQQEKPVHVTEYRGLPHLDIVFHDTVLTQIQHILEGKSDTPQEVDMRAGPK from the exons ATGCAACACCATGAAACTCACCGTATGTGTGAAGCGAG gagcaggagcagcagtcaGATCAGATCTACAGTCCAGCTGGTTGAAGGAAGTATGGGATCCGTTGTGCACCTCTGCTCGGTGCTGCTGCTCGTCTTCCTGCTGGGGCTTCATCACTCCTCAGGTTTCTGGATCGTCAACGTGGTCTTTCCTCCCAGCGCCAAACACAGAACCCCGAGCAACAGCACTCCGCCACTCATTATCA TTCCAGGGAACCTGGGGAACCGCCTGGAAGCAAAGCTAGACAAGCCCAAACTGGTCAGCTGGTTTTGCTACAAGAAAACGGAACACTGGTTCCCCCTGTGGATTGACCTCAACATGTTTATGCCCATAGGTGTAGACTGCTGGATTGATAACATGAG ACTTGTCTACAACAAGACGGAACGGCGGTCATCCAACTCACCCGGAGTGCAGGTGCGAGTGCCAGGATTTGGGCAGACCTATCCCATCGAGTTTCTTGACTCCAACAGACTCGCTG gttaTTTTTACACAATGGTGCAACATCTGGTCAACGCGGGCTATGTCCGAAACGAGACAGTCCGAGCAGCACCGTACGACTGGAGATTAGCGCCAA acgaGAATGCGGAGTATTTCAAAAAGCTGCAGGACCTGGTTGAGGAGATGTACGAGCAGTACCAGCATCCTGTTTACCTGCTGGGCCACAGCATGGGCTGCCACTACACCCTCTACTTCCTCAACCACCAGCCTCAGGCCTGGAAGGACAAGTACATCAGGGGCTTCATTTCCCTGGGAGCACCATGGGGGGGCGCTGTTAAGGCACTCAGAGTCTTGGCGTCAG GAGAGAATGATGGCATCCCAATGATTTCCACCATCAAGATCCGTGAGGAACAGAGGATGACGACGACCAATCCCTGGATGATCCCCTTTCAGATCACCTGGCCAAAGGATCACGTGTTAATCTCAACGCCGACCTTTAACTACACAAACCAGGACTACAAGCGCTTCTTCGGGGACATCAGTTTTGAGGAcggctg GTACATGTGGGATGACACTAAAAACCTCACTGGCGATCTCCACCCACCTGGCGTAGAGGTGTGGTGTATGTACGGCGTGGGGCTTCCGACCCCCATAACGTACATTTACGATGAGCAGTTTCCCAATGTGGACCCAGTGGACTTTGTTTATGCCGACGGGGATGACACGGTGGACAGCCGGAGCACGAGTCTCTGCAAACGTTGGGTGGGGCAGCAGGAGAAGCCTGTCCACGTCACCGAGTACAGAGGGCTGCCCCACCTTGACATAGTGTTCCACGACACGGTGCTCACCCAAATCCAGCACATCCTGGAGGGCAAATCCGATACACCTCAAGAAGTTGATATGAGAGCTGGACCTAAATAG
- the usb1 gene encoding U6 snRNA phosphodiesterase, translating to MLVGYSSSSGEDSEAELNLSDPRKPGQEKEDDDVSDGCCSARKRARTEDERVIKTRLPLPGCLLTMFPDEVEPQNEDSSLHGGRLRSFKHERGNWATYVYLSYHPEEEFMELLQELLSTAGASGVVLTPQEEFHLSLSQTVVLRHHWIQPFTQSLRTDLARCKRFVCTASKLKVYCNAEKTRTFLGIEVCSGHTQLLDLARVVDRTMTEFRLDTFYKEPSFHVSLAWCVGDVIEKLKECIQELQRVVDEQEEGPFVLRLEGMELHCKTGNKTFCFPLQT from the exons ATGTTGGTcggctacagcagcagctcaggtgaAGACAGCGAGGCAGAGCTGAACCTAAGTGATCCTCGAAAACCGGGTCAGGAGAAAGAGGATGACGATGTTAGCGATGGCTGCTGCTCAGCCAGGAAGAGAGCCAGAACCGAAGATGAGCGGGTTATTAAGACACG ACTGCCTCTCCCCGGATGCCTGCTGACCATGTTTCCAGATGAAGTGGAGCCACAGAATGAAGACAGCTCTCTTCACGGCGGACGCCTCCGCTCGTTCAAACACGAGAGAGGAAACTGGGCCACCTACGTTTATTTGTCAT ACCATCCTGAGGAGGAGTTTatggagctgctgcaggagctgctcTCAACTGCAGGAGCCAGCGGTGTGGTTTTGACTCCACAGGAGGAGTTTCACCTCAGCCTGTCCCAGACAGTGGTGCTGAGACACCACTGGATCCAGCCCTTTACACAGAGCCTCCGCACAGACCTGGCCCGCTGTAAAAG GTTTGTTTGCACAGCAAGTAAACTGAAGGTCTATTGTAACGCTGAGAAGACAAG GACGTTCCTCGGTATAGAAGTGTGTTCTGGACACACTCAGTTGTTGGACCTGGCTCGAGTTGTGGACAGAACGATGACAGAGTTTCGCCTGGACACTTTCTACAAG GAGCCTTCTTTCCATGTGAGTCTGGCCTGGTGTGTTGGAGACGTGATAGAGAAGTTGAAGGAGTGCATTCAGGAGCTGCAG CGTGTGGTTGACGAACAAGAGGAGGGCCCATTTGTTCTGAGGCTGGAGGGAATGGAGCTGCACTGTAAGACGGGAAACAAGACTTTCTGCTTCCCCCTGCAGACGTGA